A portion of the Oxynema aestuarii AP17 genome contains these proteins:
- a CDS encoding NACHT domain-containing protein, with the protein MKDIDSPIAEASAHVTAVAREILFDGRPPLLTAIAKALDRTTADAIADGAARYAAQFLRHYGVLRFLGCNAVVPLTARQFDVQLVLAGNRDEGFVAPSPSADGRSALELADAIPYLLVLGPSGSGKSTVLKTIGVETLAGRKLGQIWKQSYLPVYIECKSFTDPKLQLQKEIAERFRRVGFPSPEKLTEKALSAGRLCIILDGVGQVAGATARKTIAQIEEFIGQYPKNRYIASDRLGFVPGAPTLPEPAAIARLLDLNARQFQSVAIAPLDDRQCHHLSSLWFERTGTERSRRSAFWHDLDRLNQGAARNLARTPLGAILLCWVYARSQQLPDDASALYARAIDLLLDRALSETEAIAGAPLPCANPRQRAIDWLSELAYRGLVSNSFWFSPSEIGNHCPPELNPDPRAIDPVAAIGIGSGILHDLDPEECAFSHLSLQEYLSARYIQQHRLSAQTANELLLCEQWQAVFLFLAGIRQPKADKLLLLIEAAGRAFVRSSKVKSLLQWCDRLADGIRGPYKPSARRAAALFLILAIDSTLKPPNAERMTDAARELGAEIDLLAGNDRAVQAALDLAQILELDAIAPISRARRSARELTRNLTFARHRALDLDRGARELTRDLAQKLARDRARQLPFDVDFALKRNLDVAVDRIRDLAFVSILARELEQMQLFENGSRLIESLEVFQLAIPSDNDSCEIHFGFRDRIRQSWSVAWECDPQWLDLSDAERQELADYLRANWTIVRCYQVARDVTPTTWKVIEDRMLCCD; encoded by the coding sequence ATGAAGGACATCGACTCCCCGATCGCCGAGGCGAGCGCTCACGTGACGGCAGTAGCGCGGGAAATCCTCTTTGACGGTCGCCCCCCTTTGTTGACGGCGATCGCCAAAGCCCTCGACCGTACCACCGCCGACGCGATCGCCGACGGCGCCGCCCGCTATGCCGCCCAGTTCCTCCGACACTACGGCGTCCTCCGTTTTTTGGGCTGTAATGCGGTCGTTCCCCTGACCGCCCGACAGTTCGACGTGCAGCTCGTCCTCGCCGGGAACCGCGACGAGGGCTTCGTCGCACCTTCGCCATCCGCCGACGGGCGATCGGCCCTGGAATTGGCCGATGCCATTCCCTATTTGTTAGTTCTCGGTCCGTCCGGCTCCGGTAAATCCACGGTTTTAAAAACCATCGGCGTCGAAACCCTCGCGGGTCGCAAACTCGGGCAGATTTGGAAACAATCTTATCTCCCCGTTTATATCGAGTGTAAAAGCTTTACCGACCCCAAACTGCAACTGCAAAAAGAAATTGCCGAACGCTTTCGTCGGGTTGGCTTTCCGTCCCCGGAAAAATTGACCGAAAAAGCTTTAAGTGCTGGTCGATTATGTATTATACTAGATGGAGTCGGCCAAGTTGCCGGAGCTACCGCCCGGAAAACGATCGCACAAATTGAAGAGTTTATCGGCCAATATCCGAAAAATCGCTACATTGCCAGCGACCGTCTCGGCTTCGTTCCCGGCGCGCCGACCTTGCCGGAACCCGCCGCGATCGCCCGCTTGCTCGATCTCAATGCCCGACAGTTTCAGTCCGTGGCGATCGCCCCCCTCGACGATCGCCAGTGCCACCATTTGAGTTCCCTGTGGTTCGAGCGCACCGGAACCGAGCGATCGCGGCGCAGCGCCTTTTGGCACGACCTCGACCGCCTCAACCAGGGGGCCGCCCGAAACCTGGCGCGCACCCCTCTCGGCGCGATCTTACTCTGCTGGGTCTACGCGCGATCGCAACAGTTACCCGACGACGCCAGCGCTTTGTACGCCCGGGCGATCGACCTGCTCCTCGATCGCGCCTTGAGCGAAACCGAGGCGATCGCGGGCGCGCCTCTCCCCTGCGCCAATCCTCGCCAACGAGCGATCGATTGGTTGTCCGAACTCGCCTATCGCGGCTTAGTCTCCAATTCCTTTTGGTTTTCTCCCTCGGAAATCGGCAACCATTGCCCGCCGGAACTCAACCCGGATCCGAGGGCGATCGATCCGGTCGCCGCGATCGGTATTGGGTCGGGGATCCTACACGACCTCGACCCCGAAGAATGCGCCTTTTCCCATTTAAGCTTGCAAGAATATCTCAGTGCTCGCTACATCCAACAGCACCGACTCAGTGCCCAAACCGCCAACGAGTTGTTACTGTGCGAACAATGGCAAGCAGTCTTCTTATTTTTAGCGGGGATTCGCCAACCGAAGGCGGATAAATTACTGCTGCTGATCGAAGCCGCAGGGCGCGCCTTCGTCAGGTCGAGCAAAGTCAAAAGCTTGCTCCAGTGGTGCGATCGCCTCGCCGATGGCATTCGCGGCCCGTACAAACCTAGCGCCCGCCGCGCCGCCGCCCTGTTTCTAATTTTGGCGATCGACAGTACCTTAAAACCCCCCAACGCCGAACGGATGACCGACGCCGCCCGAGAACTCGGCGCCGAAATCGACTTGCTCGCCGGGAACGATCGCGCCGTACAGGCAGCCCTCGACCTCGCCCAAATCTTAGAACTCGACGCGATCGCCCCGATCTCCCGCGCCCGCCGATCGGCCCGCGAACTGACCCGAAACCTTACCTTTGCCCGCCATCGCGCCTTAGACCTCGATCGCGGCGCCCGGGAACTGACCCGAGATCTCGCCCAAAAACTCGCCCGCGATCGCGCCCGTCAACTCCCCTTCGATGTAGACTTTGCCCTCAAGCGCAATCTCGATGTCGCGGTCGATCGCATCCGCGATCTGGCCTTCGTCAGCATATTGGCCCGCGAACTCGAACAAATGCAATTATTCGAGAACGGATCCCGGCTCATCGAAAGCTTAGAAGTCTTCCAACTGGCTATTCCCAGCGATAACGACTCCTGCGAGATTCATTTCGGTTTCCGCGATCGCATTCGTCAAAGCTGGTCGGTCGCCTGGGAGTGCGATCCCCAGTGGCTCGACCTCTCCGACGCCGAACGACAGGAACTCGCCGACTATCTACGCGCCAATTGGACGATCGTGCGCTGCTACCAGGTGGCGCGGGACGTCACCCCCACCACCTGGAAGGTGATCGAAGACCGAATGCTCTGTTGCGATTGA
- a CDS encoding chromosome segregation ATPase yields MTNNHELPDRWQAARPSNSDRPDLWSGLSDRPKGAFARRAANMAWDGAATPSHLAASHSPGDSAPLSPRERDSAVSKSAPPGKLNSRRPRRPRPETPRPLWMKWVTSWPFWALLTLVVCGGLGTGALMMLLRLPAIPNCSEHFGMMSSAGDRLYCAQRAANRQNADGLLDAIAILNKLPQDHPLRPEINRQIEKWSVQLLDLAEETFNQGKLSEAIAVARQIPTDVPAANLVEERIARWESIWKEAEDLYKKAEDALEKENWGQAYRYLRQLPALDNTYWATTQYDALAQAIETTREDGNILNKARDLADRGGIDNLNEAIKIVEQIDPKSKVYKESRSLINDLAKQILALARQRLDERNSQDAIYIARQVPANTSVKKEAEDFVELARAQGMAWRSTVQSLEDAIAKARQIGSDRPLYREAQQSIAQWQQSIQDVGYLERARDLAQLGSVRDLRAAIAEAQLVRQGNPQWQEAKQEIDRWNEQIQITEDRPYLQKATDLARYGDRASLMSAIEIARKIPSNRALHDEAQGKIDAWTDEIERMEDQPTLDRAWAAADRGDLKAAISIAETISPGRLLYSEAQSAIDVWEGQIRDGQLLDRAYKIGDAAVTSIQLTEAIDTANQISTLSPLRASADAAIDDWSQRLLDLAQEQSVYDLEAAIELAQKVPYYSSVYRQAQNQIEGWQLLLEPPPIPEPDVATPSPQTPAPTATPNPLPVPTDEGEPNRAEETNAASNSGSNPRNGDRANDDGPRIDFID; encoded by the coding sequence ATGACTAACAATCACGAACTTCCAGATCGCTGGCAAGCAGCACGCCCTTCCAATTCCGATCGCCCGGACTTGTGGTCGGGATTGTCGGATCGGCCTAAAGGTGCGTTTGCTCGACGAGCGGCAAACATGGCCTGGGACGGCGCGGCAACGCCGAGCCATCTGGCAGCTTCTCATTCCCCCGGCGATTCTGCGCCCCTGTCGCCGCGCGAACGAGACTCGGCAGTCTCCAAGAGCGCACCCCCGGGGAAACTCAATTCCCGACGACCGCGAAGACCGCGACCGGAAACTCCCCGCCCCCTGTGGATGAAATGGGTCACTAGTTGGCCGTTTTGGGCGCTGCTGACCTTGGTGGTCTGCGGGGGCTTGGGGACGGGAGCGTTGATGATGTTGTTGCGCCTGCCCGCCATTCCGAACTGTAGCGAGCATTTCGGGATGATGTCCTCCGCAGGCGATCGCCTCTACTGCGCCCAACGGGCCGCCAACCGCCAAAATGCGGACGGCTTGCTCGACGCGATCGCCATTCTCAACAAATTGCCCCAGGATCACCCCTTACGCCCGGAAATCAACCGACAGATCGAAAAATGGTCGGTTCAACTGCTGGATTTGGCCGAAGAAACCTTTAACCAAGGTAAATTATCCGAGGCGATCGCCGTCGCCCGTCAAATCCCCACCGACGTCCCCGCCGCGAACTTGGTCGAGGAACGGATCGCTCGCTGGGAGTCGATTTGGAAAGAAGCCGAAGATCTCTACAAAAAAGCCGAAGACGCCTTAGAAAAAGAAAACTGGGGACAAGCCTACCGCTACTTACGCCAGTTACCCGCCCTCGATAACACCTACTGGGCGACTACCCAGTACGACGCCCTCGCCCAAGCGATCGAAACCACCCGGGAAGACGGCAATATTCTCAATAAAGCCCGGGATTTGGCCGATCGCGGCGGTATCGACAACCTCAACGAAGCGATTAAAATCGTCGAGCAGATCGATCCGAAAAGTAAAGTTTATAAAGAATCGCGCAGTTTAATTAACGATTTGGCGAAGCAAATCCTCGCCTTAGCCCGCCAGCGCTTGGACGAGCGCAATTCTCAAGATGCGATTTACATCGCCCGCCAAGTACCCGCCAATACCTCGGTCAAGAAAGAAGCGGAAGATTTTGTCGAGTTGGCCCGAGCCCAAGGGATGGCATGGCGTTCGACGGTGCAATCGTTGGAAGACGCGATCGCCAAAGCTCGGCAAATCGGATCCGATCGCCCCTTATACCGAGAAGCCCAACAGTCGATCGCCCAGTGGCAGCAAAGCATTCAAGATGTCGGCTATTTAGAACGGGCGCGGGATTTAGCCCAACTCGGCAGCGTCCGGGATCTGCGCGCCGCCATTGCCGAAGCCCAGTTAGTGCGTCAGGGCAATCCCCAATGGCAGGAAGCGAAACAGGAGATCGATCGCTGGAACGAACAAATCCAAATTACCGAAGACCGCCCCTACTTGCAAAAAGCAACCGATCTGGCTCGCTACGGCGATCGCGCCTCGTTGATGTCGGCGATCGAGATCGCCCGGAAAATCCCGAGCAATCGGGCGCTGCACGACGAAGCCCAAGGGAAAATCGATGCCTGGACCGACGAGATCGAACGCATGGAAGACCAGCCGACCCTCGATCGCGCCTGGGCCGCCGCCGACCGGGGAGATCTCAAAGCGGCGATCTCGATCGCGGAAACTATTTCTCCCGGTCGGTTGCTCTATAGCGAAGCGCAATCGGCGATCGACGTCTGGGAAGGTCAAATCCGCGACGGGCAATTACTCGATCGCGCCTATAAAATTGGGGATGCGGCGGTGACTTCGATCCAGTTGACCGAGGCGATCGATACGGCCAACCAAATCTCGACCCTCTCTCCCTTGCGCGCTTCCGCAGATGCCGCCATCGACGATTGGAGTCAGCGACTGCTCGATCTCGCTCAAGAACAATCGGTCTACGATCTCGAAGCGGCGATCGAACTGGCGCAAAAAGTGCCTTACTATTCCTCGGTGTACCGACAGGCGCAAAACCAAATCGAAGGTTGGCAGTTGCTGCTCGAACCTCCGCCGATTCCCGAACCCGACGTCGCCACGCCGAGTCCTCAAACCCCCGCGCCGACGGCCACCCCCAATCCCTTACCCGTTCCTACGGACGAGGGAGAACCGAACCGGGCCGAGGAAACGAATGCGGCGTCTAACTCGGGCAGCAACCCGCGCAATGGCGATCGCGCTAATGACGACGGACCCCGGATCGATTTTATCGATTGA